Proteins found in one Cataglyphis hispanica isolate Lineage 1 chromosome 15, ULB_Chis1_1.0, whole genome shotgun sequence genomic segment:
- the LOC126854918 gene encoding uncharacterized protein LOC126854918, translating into MINPNSDSESVVSTAMERVGARQKSKHGTSGRFATFIWRRESNPRHECKRNDLANDTKDMEHRLKNPSSSKVSFDFFRNIKKHLQIKNLCKSKRKSKETDVISPCSNQNNIKSVIEPFQSCQEREFSNNEQEISSIRQPLYENRLGDVLENSCHSTEENIDNINTQYYGATGMNLLIVPTRQRELTHDIATVYATPSCSDATMAVPSAIAKVPCNMNETISNEHKVKASLAKELLNLSKYGWYWGPISGDEADAKLISEPDGAFLVRDSSDDRYVLTLSFKSSGKMLHARMEHSGGLFSLCNQCTESEGFTSVAALINHSMNFSQSAVICYSRPKYPGYPSFPVRLTKPVSRFTQVRSLQYLCRFVIRQNTRLDNIHKLPLPKTIKGYIQEAHY; encoded by the exons ATGATAAATCCAAACTCCGATTCGGAATCGGTTGTAAGTACCGCTATGGAACGAGTAGGCGCACGACAGAAGTCGAAGCATGGAACAAGCGGGAGATTCGCGACCTTTATCTGGCGACGCGAGAGTAATCCGCGACATGAATGCAAGAGGAACGACTTGGCGAACGACACCAAGGACATGGAGCATAGGTTAAAAAATCCTTCAAGTAGCAAGGTGTCGTTCGATTTTTTCAGGAATATTAAGaaacatttgcaaataaaaaacctGTGCAAATCCAAGCGAAAG agcaAGGAGACAGATGTAATAAGCCCTTGTTCAAATCAGAACAACATTAAATCTGTCATTGAACCTTTTCAGTCTTGCCAAGAGcgagaattttcaaataatgagCAAGAGATCTCATCGATCAGACAACCTTTGTATGAAAATAGATTGGGCGATGTACTTGAAAATTCCTGCCATAGTActgaagaaaatatagataatattaatacacaatATTATGGTGCAACTGGCATGAATCTTCTTATAGTTCCTACTAGGCAACGAGAATTGACACATGACATTGCGACTGTTTATGCAACACCCAGTTGCTCTGATGCTACAATGGCAGTTCCTAGTGCAATAGCGAAAGTTCCTTGCAATATGAATGAAACAATAAGTAATGAGCATAAAGTTAAAGCGAGTCTTGCAAAAGAATTGCTCAATTTAAGCAAATATGGATGGTATTGGGGTCCTATATCGGGAGATGAAGCTGATGCCAAGCTCATATCTGAACCAGATGGTGCATTCTTAGTTCGAGATTCGTCAGACGATAG gtACGTCTTAACGCTTAGTTTTAAATCATCTGGGAAGATGCTACACGCGCGTATGGAACACAGTGGCGGTCTATTTTCTCTGTGCAATCAATGTACAGAGAGTGAAGGCTTTACTTCGGTGGCTGCTTTGATAAATCATTCCATGAATTTCAGCCAATCTGCTGTCATTTGTTATTCGAGGCCGAAATATCCGGGATATCCATCATTTCCGGTTAGATTAACAAAACCAGTGAGCAGGTTCACACAAGTAAGAAGTTTACAGTATCTTTGCCGTTTTGTCATTCGCCAGAATACTAGATTAGATAACATACACAAGTTGCCTTTACCAAAAACTATCAAAGGATATATTCAAGAAGCACACTATTGA